Proteins co-encoded in one Prevotella sp. E13-27 genomic window:
- a CDS encoding alpha-amylase family glycosyl hydrolase: MKRLFFSVLMILAALSTQAQGWPENYGGVMLQAFYWDSYSDSKWTKLESQADDLAQTFSLVWIPQSGYCGGQSMGYDDLYWFTNYNSSFGTKTELKSMINTFKDKGMKTIADVVINHRRNKSNWVDFPKETYNGEVYEMTSTDICANDDGGNTLTWANSNGYSLSTNNDTGEGWDGMRDLDHKSENVQRCVKAYLKFLLNDLGYAGFRYDMVKGYSPSFTGMYNTDSQPEFSVGECWDGTTTIRNWVNGTKVDGVIQSAAFDFQFRYVVRNAANDDNWQKLGMQNDGNWPLMSSKTSSGTYRRYAVTFVENHDTEWRTNARQDPLLRDTLAANAFMLAMPGTPCVFLKHWQSYRNEIKSMAAVRQLAGITNTSVYTQLASQKAYYAVQTDSRLLAVVGHTEQWTPDAAQWIKVLDGYHYAYYLAPSLQTAWIDKASGTYEGKTSVMLSAVTDNANARIVYTTDGTTPTAQSTAVASGTQLELPYGTTTLKAALLVDGQVQTVIERNYVVNEIYVPSFCVVNDGETCAFFEAPSTWTSTIKCWAWDENNYTGGIWPGKSCSKLGKNDRTGNYVWKWTYDGTLTTQPSWIIFSNNGSPQTADLPFQNGGYYTIDGFKANVITAIKAPQTKEAVATAIYTIDGRRIARPTKGLNIIRYSDGRTQKVLLRP; this comes from the coding sequence ATGAAACGATTATTTTTTTCTGTATTAATGATATTGGCTGCTTTGTCAACACAGGCACAAGGCTGGCCCGAGAACTACGGTGGCGTGATGCTGCAAGCATTCTATTGGGACTCATACAGCGACAGCAAGTGGACCAAGCTTGAGTCACAGGCCGACGACCTCGCACAGACGTTCAGCTTGGTATGGATTCCACAGAGTGGCTATTGCGGCGGCCAGTCCATGGGCTACGACGACCTGTACTGGTTTACTAACTACAACAGCTCGTTCGGTACAAAGACAGAGCTAAAGTCCATGATCAACACCTTCAAGGATAAAGGAATGAAGACCATTGCCGACGTGGTCATCAACCACCGTAGGAACAAGTCCAACTGGGTTGACTTCCCCAAGGAGACCTATAACGGCGAGGTCTATGAGATGACCTCTACCGACATCTGCGCCAACGATGACGGTGGCAACACACTAACATGGGCCAATAGCAACGGCTATAGCCTTAGCACTAACAACGACACCGGCGAGGGATGGGACGGCATGCGCGACCTCGACCACAAAAGTGAGAATGTACAGCGATGTGTCAAGGCATACCTTAAGTTCCTGCTCAACGACCTGGGCTATGCCGGCTTCCGCTACGACATGGTGAAAGGCTACTCGCCATCGTTCACCGGCATGTATAACACCGACTCACAGCCCGAGTTCTCCGTTGGCGAGTGCTGGGACGGCACCACCACCATTCGCAACTGGGTCAACGGCACTAAGGTCGATGGTGTGATACAGTCGGCTGCCTTCGACTTCCAGTTCCGCTATGTGGTGCGCAACGCTGCCAATGATGACAACTGGCAGAAGCTGGGCATGCAGAACGACGGCAACTGGCCGCTGATGTCATCGAAGACATCGTCGGGAACCTATCGCCGCTATGCCGTTACCTTCGTTGAGAACCACGACACCGAGTGGCGCACAAACGCCAGGCAGGACCCACTGCTGCGCGACACGCTGGCTGCCAACGCGTTCATGCTCGCCATGCCTGGCACGCCCTGTGTCTTCCTTAAGCACTGGCAGAGCTACCGCAACGAGATAAAGTCCATGGCTGCCGTGCGCCAGCTGGCTGGCATCACCAACACCAGCGTCTATACACAGCTCGCATCACAGAAAGCCTACTATGCTGTGCAGACCGACAGCCGTCTGCTGGCAGTCGTAGGTCACACGGAGCAGTGGACACCCGACGCCGCCCAGTGGATAAAGGTTCTCGACGGCTACCACTATGCCTACTATCTGGCACCATCGCTGCAGACGGCATGGATAGACAAGGCATCAGGCACCTACGAGGGTAAGACAAGCGTCATGCTCTCAGCAGTCACCGACAACGCCAACGCTCGCATCGTCTATACCACCGACGGCACCACACCCACCGCACAGAGCACTGCCGTCGCTTCTGGCACACAGCTGGAGCTGCCCTATGGCACCACCACGCTGAAGGCTGCACTCCTCGTTGACGGACAGGTGCAGACCGTCATCGAGCGCAACTACGTGGTAAACGAAATCTATGTTCCTTCTTTCTGCGTGGTCAACGATGGCGAGACATGTGCTTTCTTCGAGGCACCGTCAACATGGACGAGCACCATAAAATGCTGGGCATGGGACGAAAACAACTATACCGGAGGCATATGGCCGGGAAAGTCGTGCTCGAAGCTCGGTAAGAACGACCGCACGGGCAACTACGTATGGAAATGGACCTATGACGGAACGCTCACCACTCAGCCGTCATGGATCATCTTCAGCAACAACGGCTCACCGCAGACGGCAGACCTGCCATTCCAGAACGGCGGCTACTACACCATCGACGGCTTTAAGGCCAACGTCATCACTGCAATAAAGGCTCCACAGACGAAGGAGGCCGTCGCCACAGCTATCTACACCATCGACGGTCGTCGCATCGCCCGTCCCACAAAAGGACTGAACATCATCCGCTATAGCGACGGCAGAACCCAGAAAGTCCTTCTCCGACCATAG
- a CDS encoding oligosaccharide flippase family protein, whose amino-acid sequence MSKLASLAKDTAIYGLSSIIGRFLNYLLVPLYTNYISAASGGYGVITNIYGYTAIILVLLTFGMETTFFRFANKDTENARTAYSTTLFFVGGLSLLFFLLVLVLLGPISSAINYADHTEWVWVMALTVAIDATKCIPFDYLRYKNKALKFAALQLLNILLSIGLNIIYFVVMDGSDVSYVFYINLVCTIVVTLALYSEIADAFRGEGKLLDTDMLRRMFSYSWPILLFGIAGILNQTASVIIFPMVYDGPDANMQLGIYGAATKIAMIMAMITQAFRFAYEPLVFAGAKDKNSKEFYAKAMKYFLIFTLLAFLFVMGYIDLLRYLIGEDYWDGLRVVPIVMVAEIMMGVYFNLSFWYKLIDKTIYGAWFSLAGCAMLFAVNIIFIPIYGYMACAWAGVAGYGTAMVLSYVIGQRQNPIDYPMQSIFYYVLLTAVSYVSMDYIHDNYSQWISLGFNTLVIMFFVSIVIHNDFPLSNLPVIGKYFRK is encoded by the coding sequence ATGTCAAAACTCGCTTCACTGGCAAAAGACACCGCCATCTACGGTCTGTCGAGCATCATCGGGCGCTTCCTCAACTATCTGCTTGTGCCCCTGTACACCAACTATATCTCGGCGGCAAGCGGTGGCTATGGCGTGATAACAAATATCTACGGCTACACGGCAATCATCCTCGTGCTGCTCACCTTCGGCATGGAGACCACGTTCTTCCGCTTCGCCAACAAGGATACGGAGAATGCGCGCACAGCCTATTCCACCACGCTCTTCTTCGTCGGCGGACTGTCGCTGCTGTTCTTCCTGCTCGTGCTGGTGCTGCTGGGTCCTATCAGCTCGGCCATCAACTATGCCGACCACACTGAGTGGGTGTGGGTCATGGCGCTCACCGTGGCCATTGATGCCACGAAGTGCATACCCTTCGACTATCTGCGCTATAAGAACAAGGCGCTGAAGTTTGCCGCCCTGCAGCTGTTGAACATCCTCCTGAGCATAGGTCTTAACATCATCTATTTCGTTGTCATGGACGGCAGCGATGTCAGCTATGTTTTCTATATCAACCTCGTCTGCACCATCGTCGTCACGCTGGCACTTTATAGCGAGATTGCCGATGCCTTCCGTGGCGAGGGAAAGCTTCTCGACACCGACATGCTGCGTCGCATGTTCAGCTATTCGTGGCCCATACTCTTGTTCGGAATAGCCGGCATACTGAACCAGACGGCCTCTGTCATCATCTTCCCCATGGTCTATGACGGTCCCGACGCGAACATGCAGCTGGGCATCTATGGTGCAGCTACAAAGATCGCCATGATCATGGCCATGATAACACAGGCGTTCCGTTTCGCCTATGAGCCGTTAGTCTTTGCCGGAGCCAAGGACAAGAACTCAAAGGAGTTCTATGCCAAGGCAATGAAATACTTCCTCATCTTCACGCTGCTGGCGTTCCTTTTCGTCATGGGATATATCGACCTTCTGCGCTATCTCATTGGCGAGGACTACTGGGACGGACTGCGCGTCGTGCCCATCGTCATGGTGGCAGAGATCATGATGGGCGTCTATTTCAACCTGTCGTTCTGGTATAAGCTCATCGACAAGACCATCTACGGAGCATGGTTCTCACTGGCAGGCTGTGCCATGCTGTTTGCCGTGAACATCATCTTCATCCCCATCTATGGCTACATGGCTTGTGCATGGGCCGGCGTGGCTGGCTATGGCACGGCAATGGTGCTGAGCTATGTCATCGGACAGCGTCAGAACCCTATCGACTATCCCATGCAGAGCATCTTCTACTATGTGTTGCTCACTGCCGTGAGCTATGTCTCCATGGACTATATCCACGACAACTACAGTCAGTGGATCTCCCTCGGCTTCAACACGCTGGTCATCATGTTCTTCGTCAGCATTGTCATCCACAACGACTTCCCGCTCTCCAACCTGCCAGTCATCGGTAAATACTTCAGGAAATGA
- a CDS encoding nucleoside recognition domain-containing protein has product MVLNYIWIAFFVVAFIVALIRLVFFGDFDVFPAMMDSTFASSKTAFEISLGLTGVLSLWLGIMKIGERGGLVNALARLLSPVFVRLFPDIPKGHPVTGSIFMNISANMLGLDNAATPLGLKAMEQLQELNTKKDTASNPMIMFLVLNTSGLTLIPISIMVYRAQMGASQPTDIFIPILLATFFSTLAGIIVTSLYQRINLINRTLLLTLGGACVVVAGIIWGFSQLDSLMMNRVSTTVANILLMTIIIGFIIAGMRKKVNVYDSFIEGAKEGFQTAVRIIPYLVAILVAIGVFRASGAMDMLISGIQRAVEVSGIDSEWVGALPTALMKPLSGSGARGMMVDAMTTYGADSFIGRLSCVFQGSTDTTFYILAVYFGSVGIRYTRHAVACGLLADLAGIISAIGICYFFFA; this is encoded by the coding sequence ATGGTTCTGAATTATATCTGGATAGCTTTTTTCGTCGTTGCCTTCATTGTGGCATTAATACGACTTGTGTTTTTTGGCGACTTCGATGTCTTCCCCGCAATGATGGACTCGACATTCGCCTCGTCTAAGACAGCCTTTGAGATATCACTCGGACTGACGGGTGTCCTCTCCCTGTGGCTTGGCATAATGAAGATTGGTGAGCGCGGCGGACTTGTCAACGCACTGGCACGACTGCTCAGTCCCGTCTTCGTGCGACTGTTTCCCGACATCCCCAAGGGTCATCCCGTCACGGGCAGCATCTTCATGAACATCTCCGCCAACATGCTCGGCCTCGACAATGCCGCCACACCGCTCGGCTTGAAGGCCATGGAGCAGCTGCAGGAGCTGAACACGAAGAAGGACACCGCCTCAAACCCCATGATAATGTTCCTGGTGCTCAACACCTCCGGTCTGACGCTCATCCCCATCTCAATCATGGTCTATCGTGCGCAGATGGGAGCCTCACAGCCTACCGACATCTTCATTCCCATACTGCTTGCCACATTCTTCTCTACGCTGGCAGGCATCATTGTCACCTCGCTCTATCAGCGCATAAACCTCATCAACCGCACGCTGCTGCTCACCCTCGGTGGCGCATGTGTCGTGGTGGCAGGCATCATCTGGGGCTTCAGCCAGCTCGACTCGCTGATGATGAACCGCGTGAGCACCACTGTGGCCAACATTCTCCTCATGACCATCATCATTGGCTTCATCATCGCAGGCATGCGAAAGAAAGTCAACGTCTATGACTCGTTCATCGAGGGAGCAAAAGAAGGGTTCCAGACAGCCGTGCGCATCATTCCCTATCTCGTGGCTATACTCGTGGCTATAGGTGTGTTCCGCGCCTCGGGAGCCATGGACATGCTCATCAGCGGCATACAGCGCGCCGTTGAGGTGTCGGGCATTGACAGCGAGTGGGTCGGCGCACTGCCCACGGCGCTCATGAAGCCCCTCTCTGGCAGCGGCGCCCGTGGCATGATGGTCGATGCCATGACCACCTATGGTGCCGACTCGTTCATAGGGCGCCTGTCGTGTGTCTTCCAAGGCTCTACCGACACCACGTTCTACATCCTCGCCGTCTATTTCGGCTCTGTGGGCATACGCTATACCCGCCACGCCGTGGCATGCGGACTGCTGGCCGACCTGGCAGGCATCATCTCTGCAATAGGCATCTGCTATTTCTTCTTTGCATAA